GGCGGAGGCCATCATCCAGGACGCCGTGGACAAGCTGGACGACCCGCTGCACATCCGCTGCACCAGCTCCCCAGGTCAGGCCTGCTCCCGCACGCCGCCGCGGCTCTGAACCAGCTCAACTAGCTAGCGCAACTCTGACTGACTGAACTCTGACTGGACTAGCTCCTGTCTGACTGAACTAGCTCAACTAGCTAGCGCAACTCTGACTGACTGAACTCTTACTGGACTAGCTCCTGTCTGACTGAACTAGCTCAACTAGCTAGCGCAACTCTGACTGACTGAACTCTAACTGGACTAGCTCCTCTCTGACTGAACCAGCTCAACTAGTTAGCGCAACTCTGACTGACTGAACTCTAACTGGACTAGTTCCTCTCTGACTGAACCAGCTCAACTAGTTAGCGCAAGTTCAACTCTGACTGAACCAGCTCAACTAGCTAGCGCAACTCTGACTGACTGAACTCTGACTGAACTAGCTCCTCTCTGACTGAACCAGCTCAACTAGCTGGCGCAACTCTGACTGACTGAACTCTGACTGAACTAGCTCCTCTCTGACTGAACCAGCTTAACTAGTTAGCGCAAGTTCAACTCTGACTGAACTGGCTCCACTCTGACTGAACTAGCTCAAGTCTGACTGAACTGGCTCCACTCTGACTGAACTAGCTCCACTCTGACTGAACTAGCTCAACTCTGACTCAACTCTGACTGAACTAGCTCAACTCTGACTCAACTCTGACTGAACAAGTTCAACTCTGAATGAACTGTTAAATGTGTCTCACCCCCGccctccctgctgtcctccaCAGATTACCTGGTCAGCCGGGCAGAGGCCACGCTGGGCTCCATCGACAAGATGAAGCGCGGCCACTCAGACTACCTGAGGAACATGGGAGGTGAGTGTTCAGGGTGGTGGAGCCCCCGGGAAGGCCAAAGAGGTGGCTCCTAGCCGGATAAGATTTGCatacccacccccctcccagcagGGGGAATGGGGGGTACACGGAGGAGGGTCAGGTGAGATGTACCTGTAATCACGGTGTCTCCTCTGGGGGGGGCAGACGCGGGGGGGCTGCTGAGGGCTCTGACCCAGTTCTCCCACCTGGCCGCCGACACCATCGTCAACGGCAGCGCAACGGCACACATGGCACCCACGGACCACGCTGaccgtaagacacacacacacagacacacacacacagacagacacacacacagacagacacacagacacacacagacagacacagacacacacagatcaacgTAAACTTTGCTGGGTCTTGCCCATGTGCAGTTCAAACAGAGAGgattgagtgtgtttgtttttgatcCCCCCGCAGGCCtgacagagagctgcaggggcTGTGCCACCCAGAGCCTGACCTTCCTGGCCCAGCTCAAGTCCAAGGCCTCCCTGCCGACTGCAGACCCGGCCTCCATACGCATCGTGGTGCAGAAGATCCTGAACCTGGGCCAGGTGAGAAGCCGTGGGGCCTGggcggagctgggggggggggggagggggcggagctgaggggggggagggggcggagcttagagggggggagggggcggagctgaggggggggggggtagcgcaGCGCATGCATGTCGCTTTGGAATAGATAAAGGACGTCTGCTAAATACGTCATGCCTGGTTCATTCTGCCATTCTCTTTACGACTAGGTTGCTTGCTACCTTGTAACTTTGTAgcgtatttttttattttaaatattcGATGCGCAGTAATATGGAATGTTATAATAGAATGTTATGGGGACAACTTGAAAGGTATTGCTGGATTTTACAACGGCATGGAACGCGATATAGCCAATCACAATCAAGGATTGGAACAATTAGTTTTAGAAACATCATATACATTCTCCTCCAGGAACTGCGGCCCAAAGGCATGGACGTTCGCCAGGACGAGCTGGGGGACATGGTGGATAAGGAGATGGCCACCACCTCCGCCGCCATCGAGGAGGCCGTGCGCAGGATCGACGTGAGACCTTTGACCTTTGTGCCTCCTTTAGAGGAGGTGACACGTTGCCACACTGCTAGTTTGGGTTCACGCGACGACCGtaaatatttagttttttttacatttttgacaGGAATTGATGAACCAGGCAAGGATTGATACTTCCGGAGTGAAATTAGAGGTCAATGAAAGGTACGTTcttgtgtttgtgactgtgtctgtctgtttccgaGTTTAACCACTGCTGCTAATCATAATGTTCTCTCTTGTTACGCAGAATCCTCTACAGCTGCACTGACCTGATGAAGGTAGGATCCCGGATACTGAACTTGAGTTGATTGAGGTCAGGGGAGAAGGGAATGATTGTTATGACTAATattcctctctgttcctgtcctcccttgtctggctccgcccctcaGGCCATCCACATGCTGGTCTTGGCATCCACAGACCTGCAGAAGGAGATCGtcgagggtgagagggtgagtatCAGCCCCTCTGAGGTTCAATTTTCCATTCAGCAAAGGTTGTGCTGCAGCTCATATCATCGTGATAatgtctgttctcctctctgtctatgtctgtctctctcttccccctccctctctcctctccctgtccaggGCGCGGCCACTACTAAAGAGTTTTACGCGAGGAACTCTCGATGGACCGAGGGGCTCATCTCTGCTTCCAAAGCTGTGGGCTGGGGAGCCACGCAGATGGTGTAAGTCCagagtgtccctctctctctctctccctccctctccctctctgtctccctctctctctttccctctctctctcccccgctctgtctctctctctctgtctcttttctttcctgtttctctctctctttctcccttctttcctgtctctctctctctcccgccaacTGTCCTATGAAGAAATAAAGACAAAACATTTCCTCGAAAACATCCCCAAAAAATAACCGAGGTGCATGATGGGCCgtatctccctcccccagagagTCAGCTGACAAGGTGGTGCTGCACACGGGGAAGTACGAGGAGCTGATCGTCTGCTCCCACGAGATCGCTGCCAGCACGGCCCAGCTGGTCGCAGCCTCCAAGGTCAGACCCCGccggtgacctttgaccttagcATCTGTGTCCGTAcggccctctcaccccccccccccccgccgtctGTCTCCTCAGGTGAAGGCCGACCGTAACAGCTCGAGGCTAACGACCTTGCAGCAGGCCTCTCGCCGTGTCAACGAGATGGCAGCCAACGTAGTGGCCTCCACCAAGACAGGCCAGGAACATCTGGAGGACAAAGGTTGGTGAAACACAAGcctaacaagacacacacacacacacagacacacacacacgcacaagacgCACAAGcctaacaagacacacacacacacacacaagcctaacAAGACACATAAGcctaacaagacacacacacacacacacacacgcttcacaaGTCTGTCTTTGCTCTTCAGACACCATGGACTTCTCTGGCATGTCCCTCATCAAGCTCAAAATGGAAGAGATGGAGTCCCAGGTAAGATCTGACGCCATCACGGCTCTCCGTCTCTCGCGTCACACGTGCGTGCGTGCCGGGCGCCAGGCGTGTGACGCGTGGCTCCGTGTGCTCCAGGTGAAGGTGCTGGAGCTGGAGACGCAGCTGGAGAACGAGCGTCTGCGTCTGGGAGAGCTGAGGAAGAAGCACTACGTCATCGCCGGTGTCCCGGTGGAGCAGCTCTCCGAGGGGAACGGACGGGCCCCCTcgcccagcccccctgccgccccctcacccaccccctcctcacccaaacCAAGCAAGCCTGCCGTCATGAGGAAACCAACCTTGGCCCAGAAGCCCAACGTACTTCCCAAAAACATGGTGAGTCCTCAAAAATCCACTTTCTGTGTGCTGTTGCTACTGTCTAAACGTATGTTGTtttggatgagagcgtctgctaaatgagcatAATGTACGTGTAATATATGATGACCTTCAAACTTCAAATTATGTCTCACGTAACTAACTTGTCTTATTTCAGGGTCTCATGTTTTAGGGTTTCATGTCTTATTTTGTTTTGATCTTAGTTCAGGTAGACAGGGTGGAAAGCCCTTCTACACAGATGGGAGGAGCTGATTGGAGGAAGTCAGCAGTCATGTGATCACAGGGTCCTCAGGAGATGCACCCTGACAGTCCCGTCACACACCAGACcttacagctctctctctctctttctgtttctctatctaccctccatctctttctatcctctctatctctctataccctttctatctttctctatcctctatctctctctatcctctctatctctctgtctcccccccgtctctctccctcttgtctctctctctcactccctctcttcccctctctctctctcctactcttctTTTGCCAAACTGAGCTCCTTCCTGATTGGCTCGTTCTCCTCTCTGCAGGACACTGTGTGCTCCTCGTTCACCCTGGCCTGCACATGTGCGTCTGTTAGGGTGTGTGGAAGACGGCTGTTTCCCCAAACACAAAGGGACGTTTCgctaatgtttttattttttattatttcatttttttttatgcATCAACACCAACATTGTGTCTCAGAGCCTTTTAAACTTTAACCCATTGCTTTTAAAATAGGGATGTGATAATCGGATACAACAAACGTTACAACAAACGTTGGATTAGTTACGACTCTTGAACGAGGCctttttgttggggggggggggggggtccacctCTTGGTGCACAGGGCAGTAGTTGGGTTGGTTTGCTGGTgtctttattgtgtgtgtgtgtgtgtgtgtgtgggagggagggatcatAACCGTACTGTAGAACGGAACATGTTCACTCTCTGGTCGCTGTCTCTTCTTCTAATCCCAACCTGTGTTGTTATAATCATCACGTGAACTAGATTAGACCATTTTAATCCCTCTGTTTTAGATCTCAGTTGATTctggattattattattattacaggtAAAAGGCACCTCTAGTCCACAACCTGTTACCATTATTTAAGTTGCGTCTACTGTATACCGATAGGAAGCTATGTACTGTGTTTATGCTTTTAATAATTTTATGCACAAGGATATTCAATCAGACATGGGCTTGCTTGCAAGTCGAACACTATAATTTATATAGCTCGGTTGCTCTTTGAATGTATTGCAGGGTACACTGTGCTGTTGTGTATGGGAATGTACGCACACATAGGAAATATGTCTTAAGTGCTACTTTCAGGCTGAAGGGGAGGGCGGAAGGGGTGACGGCACAAGAATGGaactgtgtctgtttgtgaagCTCATTTGTTCGTGGGAGATTTTCTTAAAGGGTTTTACGGAGCTTTCATGTCTAGTTCTTTCTTCTGTATTAAACATGTCTTTATACTCTGAAATCTATTAATATATTTTAGTAAAAATCACAGTGGTTCCACCGAGTAAGAAGTGTATATGTCAATGAACAAATAATAAATGTTTATAAACGTATGTGTGTCTTGGTCTCGGTTATATGGTTATGGCTCCCGGTGAGTCCCCAAAAAAAACTCCGTGACCTGTTTAGAGCCACGGTCACTGCTAAACTAAGCAACACTGCTGCTGAACAGATTGACTGCAGCAGAATATCATGACATGCGCACTGCCGCTTAAACTCAGCAGTAGGGAGTCTCAGTTCAGCGGTAGGGAGTCTACGGAATGTATTTAAGTGACCTGTTAAGAAATGCGCTGTGGCCACGCTTTAATTTAGGTAAATTAGGTTGGAGATGCACTTGAGAGGTGTCGCAAAGTATAAGGAATTTAAAAAGAATGTTGTAATCGTTGGAATGGAACTATTGACGATTCCAGGAGACATGGAGGTATTTGGGTCAGCGCTGCACAAAAATGCGACCGAGTTGACCGTTATGGACGTTTATGATATTGCCGCTGTTGTAGGCAACGAGTTCGAGCGGATAATAGACCAATACGGGTGCGAGGCGTTATCGCGGCTGATGCCCAAAGTGGTGCGTGTTCTGGAGGTTTTGGAAGTGCTTGTCAGTCGCAGCAACATCAACCCGGAGACCGAGGAGTTGCGGCGCGAGCTGGACAGGTTACGCCTGGAGCGGAATGAAAgattggagaaggagaagaaacacCAAAAGGTTCATACCAGTCGTGTCTGTGGCACAGACTACATTGTCGTGTGTTACCTAATGTCTCTCTTACTGTATCACGTGTCTGCTCCACTGCGCCTTTTTGCGCCTCTGTTTACAGCGCCTGTGTGGACTTCTATGTTTACACAAGCTTGTTGACAAAAGTTTCATAAACGTTGGATATCTTTAGTTTTCTGATTATCTAAAAGACCTATACATCCAAGACTCCGTGTGGTGTGTTCCCTGAGCTAACCTCAGCGGTTCATTATCATCACAATAAAAAACAAGTTGAGTTAAAGTCGACCCGTTTTcacctaggtgtgtgtgtgagtgaaatttacatttacatttagtagacgctcttatccagagcgacttacagtaagtacagggacattcccccgaggcaagtagggtgaagtgccttgcccaaggacacaacgtcagtttgcatgaccgggaatcgaactggcaaccttcggattactagcccgattccctcaccgctcagccacctgactccctgtcagtTCAGACATGTGTCCGTTCAAGCATGTACGCGTGTTCCATACCGTCCTCTGCCCCGCAGGAGCTGGAGCTCGTGGAGGACGTGTGGAGGGGCGAGACCCAGGACCTGTTGTCCCAGATCGCTCAGCTGCAGGCGGATAACAAGAGTCTCCTGATGAGCCTGTCCCACAAAGACTCTCCCGTTACCAAGGAGGAGCTGCAGAAACCGGAAGGTAGGTACAGTCAAGGGTTTAAGTTCACAGGTAATTTCAACGCTTTCATTTAGCACCAGGAGAGTTCATTTTACTTGGTGAGTGTTTATATAGGTCCATTAAAAGTCCACTCTTGTGATATTGGCCTAAATAAACTATCCTGGTGTAAGCACTTTGAAATGCACTGTGTTGGGTTTGAACTTCGTGTCAACACATTTTTGCACCCTTCTTGCTAATACTATTGCTCTGCTGCTAATTATTGGTGGGGACATTTCAGTGGCTATTAATATGGAAGCAAACCAGTGACATAATATTTTGAATTTGAAAAGGCATTGAACACTTAATATTGACATTTAAACACCACCAAATgtattggttttgaattcacctctttaaaacagaaatatgaatttattttaaTGTCTAAAAACAAATCTGATCCAAAAATTCTGGTATCTGAGGAGACAGATCTAGTCTGAGACAAGCAATACCTTGGTATCCCATATCAGAATTTCTGTTGTCGTTGTTGTTTCTGCTGGTCGTATAGAATAACCAGCTGGCTCACTGTTTTGAGAGGTGAAGTTCCTGCCCCCCACTTGCTTAATGCACTGAAATATCATCTGACCTAAATCACTTGGCGTTATATCAACTACTGTGAGTCGTCTAGCGTTGCGTGTAGTTATGAGGTTGCATGTTATTAATATTTACAGAGTGGGACTGGGTGACTTGTCACGATGATGAAAATAATTGTAATTCTAAACCCAttattttattgtgtgtgtgtatgacggtTCCTTTTTTGAGGTTTTGACCCTCACATGGTTAAACCTTACTTCCAAAGATGAGGATGTCCGCTACATCGTATCTAAGTTTGTCTGTTTAGAATAGTTTGATCGTAAATCATGTTAGGTTAAgcttgtgtgtctacgtgtTTGCGTGCGTTTCTTGTGGGTTGTTCACATGCTTGCTTTCATGttgacatcagagagagagggggggggggagagagagagagtgagggagagagagaggaagcatgGGAGCAAAACTATTTCGGAACCAGACTGAAATACAGCCCTAGTGTGATGGCAATaactatacaaaacacacacacacacacactgtgccacCTACATCAGGTTGACAGACAGGTCTATCATGTCCATCCATGTCTACAACTCTGCAACGTATTGTACAAGCCATTGACGTGTAGATATGCCTCTCACTATGATCTAGATCTGCCAGGGTGAATAAATAATCCATatattatgtatgtgtgtttctgtggtgcgtgtgtggtaCTGACAGGAATGCCAGACAGAGAGCGTCAGGTAATGAGGAAGTTGAGAGAAGTGGTGGACAAGCAGAGGGACGATATCAGAGCCAAGGACCACGAGCTGGCCCTGAAGACAGAGGATGTGGAAGCGGTGAGAGTCTCCTTTTcctcatcacctcctcctctcctcctcttccacttcctcctcctctcctcttctcctcctcttccacttcttcctctcctcctcttcctcctcctctcctcctcctgggaccCCCTTGATCTGTAATCAAATCCTCTAACCACTAACCTCCACCCATCCCCATCGCTGCCTTCCACAgctccagctgcagcagcaCCGGCTGATGAAGATCAACCAGGACCTGCGGCGCCGCATCGGGGCCCTGGAGGTCCAGGGCAAGACTGTGATCCAGCAGAAGGCCGAGCTGGAGGCTCTGACCCAGGCCAGGCAGCAGGAGGTGGGGGTcctgaggagggagatggagaggctcCGGGAGGAACGCCTCGGGTgggagatggagcgagagagggcgGAGAAGGTGGAGGCCTCCACGCCGAAGCCGGAGGTGAAGGCGCCCACGGCAGGGTCTGCCACGGTAAGAACAGACACGACGCGACTTGTTGGACGGTTCTGTGTTCTAAAACCGTGCCTCGGTCCTGTAGAAACACCATTTTGTTCCAGTGTATACAAGCTATATAGAGatctgacaataaaatgtaACTTGACTTCTCTAAGATAATGGAATTAGTTCCAATTGAGACTTATTTAGACTCTTTTACAACTGGGCTGCAGTCAACCACAAAAGCCAGTAATGATGCTGAGGGTTTTGTCAAAGTGTTTCAAGTTATTCTGTCTCAAATCCAGTCCTTGGTTGCGGCAAAAGCAGCGTCCGTCATGCAGAATTCAGTGTGGGTTGAATGTGGAGGCGATCGCGAGTTCCTGACAGATTGCTGGAAGTCAGAAGACTATCCTTCGCTCCTTCCAGACTTGACAGACAGGAACACCGCTGGGGAGGACAATTACCATGACGAGGAGGTGGAAGTGTTGCTATGGGTAACGCCTGCCAGGAGTTTCCCTTTGTAGTGACTGGATGTGATTTAATCAAAACCAATAAAATTTGTATTAAAGAGCTATAACATGCAtcattccctcctcctctaccacctcccctcccctctccttccctcccctatcctctcctcccctctcctcccgtcccctccttTTAACAAACGGTCTGGCTTCTGCCGGTCAAGGGCTTCAAGGGGAAGAACATTCTTTTAACAACATCTGCCTTACAGCACTTTCCCAACTTCACTTCAAACTGCTTTACTCGGCTGCTGTGTGCGGGTGCTTGACACGGTGACCATCCCAGGGTGAAAGCGTGCCGTGTGACGGTTGGACATGCTGTGTTTCACCTCCAGGAGGCGCTGTGTGACGATCCCGGGGGGGAGTGTGAGGGGCAGGACCGGGCGGAGAGCGACGCGCCTCGCTTCACCCTGCAGGAGCTGAAAGACGTGCTTCAGGAGAGGAACGAGCTGAAAGCCCAGGTGTTCGTGCTGCAGGAAGAACTGGCCTATTACAAAAGGTTGCATCACTCACAGGGGTTACTGTGTGATGAGTTTGGTGTGTTGCATGCattgatgcacacacacccacactctcacacacacacaattattcaTTGAAACCAGAGTGCTGTCCATTACTGATGATGTGATGTTCTGCTTCCCCAGTGAGGacttggaggaggaagtggagcctGTTTTATTTTTTCCATCACCAGAGCCACAAGCTGCTTTAGTCGACCAGCCAGAGTCAGGAATCAAACGTCTGTAAGTGGCAGCAGCTCTtccaacactcatacacacattcacacacgcattcacacacattcacacacgcattcacacacgcattcacacacgcattcacacacgcattcacacacacacacacacacattcacacacgacaagatacacacacatacatgaattaGGTTGATAGCAGTCGCTTAGGATTGGTGTAAAATATTACAATTGTTGATTTGTTGATAGAACCAGTGAATCAAATATAAAATattctgactgtctgtgtgttgatCTCAACAGGATCTTCACCGCGATAATGCCGATGGTAGCCGCAGGGTTGATCCAAGACGATCCCACGTTGATGCCAATCAGAAGACTCATGTCTTTTGTCTGACCGTGATATGTTTTTTCTTGACTCGACTTGTTTCTGTGTTCAGTGTCTTGACATGTGGTTGTCACCCCAGACGTGCATAttttgctgttgtgttgtgcCACGTGCTTTGGATTTTAGTCGTCAGCCAAACAACGTGAAGTACTTTCCTCTCATTGTCCTAGTCCGGATGGGTTCGGTGGTGCGTGGAAGAGTGAAAACAACATGCGCACACAGAGAAAAATTATTGACCGATGAATCACATCTTGATGCCGGAATCCCTTGTGCACAACATGCTTAAGGCCGCTGACATCCAGGATCTGATGAGCTTTCCTTCAACCCCAGCGTCCCCACAAAGGAAAACGATTGTGACAGAACTGTCTTCCAGTATTTCAATGAACGTTCAACCCCTGATGCTACGGTACGTCCACCACTAAGTGACAGGGAGGACAACCGCAGAATGTACCACAACTGGGTGGTTACACTGTGGAATATGTGCTCTGGCAGACAAGTGGGCAGATGACAATGGGGGTAGTTCGCCCTGAGTTTATGACCAGTGTGCCAGTCCATCTTCCGTGTTAACCTGTTACTGGAGTTGCCGTTTGTGCTGTACTGGCTGTGGGTATTCAGAAGCACGTGGGAGGTGTATCCATGACTTTGAGGGACTGCTCTGTAAAGAGAGGCTTTCAACTCCTATTTAGCCTTGTAATGCTGTTATAGAATGTTAATGACATAGGTTCATctcctgtatgtgtgtcagttttCAAAGTTATATCATTCGAAATAAAAGTATTCAAGTTACTAGTGACATTGAATTCGTCTCTTAAACGGATGTCGATTAATCGGTGTCAGTTGTAACAGTTGTGATGTAACATCACATGCAACTTCACCTGATTACGCGCATGGCTTCACCTGTCGCTAGGGATACCGAGCTGTCCTTTTGCAGTCCGCCTGTAACAGTACATTAGGCTTCTGCTATTGGACGATACATGTGCCCTTAACGCTGTCAGCCGTAGATTTCGATGAGGAAGAAGGCGGGTCTTAACATGGGGCACTAACTGCACTTTTTTCATGCAATGTGTAACTTTGGAAGGCAATAGTTGTCACTTTGACCGGTTGTGGATGTTTAAACCAGCacttttattttgactaaaCTTTTTTTGGCATTGTGTTTGATTGTAAGAAGAATTATGGAAGAGCGCGAGGCTTCACCCGCTTTGGCTTTCGATAAGGACGCGTTTCAGCTCACAGTGGAAGATGTTTATGACATTTCGTACGTAATCGGAAGAGATTTGTTGAAAATAAGTAAAAGGGGTGAGCAAGTTTCAGATTTGCAATTTAAGATTGTCCGTGTTTTGGAGATGTTCGAGACATTAGTCAATAAGTCCAACCTGTCGCTGGAGGAGTTAAAAATGGAACGAGATAACCTGAAAAGCGAGCTGGATAGAATCGTAAGAGAAAGTTCCGCGGGTCAAGGAACGGTGAGTTTCCCCATTCAACTTTATTACGGGCCATATAGGCACACACTGGTTGAACTACAGAATACATTTCCCACGTTGATTTCCCCACGTTGAGCAGGAACTTAAATCAGACAGTTAAACGTATGCGCGTGTTACCGTATGGACTCAGGTCATGAGTCTCGCTCTTTTTACCCGAACAGCAAACGCTTGGACCGAACCAGCTCGTGGTAGACCTCAAAGACCCCAACAGACCCCGTTTCACTATGCAGGAACTGAAGGAGGTTCTTCAGGAAAGGAACCAGCTGAAAGCACAGTTAATGGTGGCTCAAGAGGAGCTACAACTCTACAAAAGGTGAAATAAATATGCCGCAGCAGTCTTTATTAAGGGCCTAGATACATTGAGGCAAAATGTCGGTAGTCAGTTGTCAATGGTAAGGATAAATTCGGCCATATATATACATCCAATACTTGGAGTATATAGATAGATCAGTGGTACAAGCCCACTGGTTACAGCACTGGACTACTTGACTGTAGATGAAGAGGTCaccggttcaaatcccccctgttcTGCGCATCACCTGGAATAAAAGCATCTGTAAAATGAATGCATTACATTATTTCTCCTCATGTTGCAAAAGTATGAATGGACACTATTGTGGTCAAAACCTGATCTCCCCTCTGACATCCTCACCCCACTGTCCccccaggtcccccccccccccccaggtctcccCCCCTGCCGCCTGTGCACCTCACGGCCACCTAACtcctctgtgttgtgtctgcaGTGGTATTCTCCCCCAAGCTGAGCCCCCCATGGTGGAGGTGAACCTGGACTCACCCCCCTCTGCAGGgccccaccccaacacaccagaGGAACCCAAAGAGCAACCCAAAGTGGAACCAAAAGAAGAGAAGACAACTATTGGAAAGCTGTaagctttttat
Above is a genomic segment from Osmerus mordax isolate fOsmMor3 chromosome 24, fOsmMor3.pri, whole genome shotgun sequence containing:
- the rilpl2 gene encoding RILP-like protein 2; its protein translation is MEEREASPALAFDKDAFQLTVEDVYDISYVIGRDLLKISKRGEQVSDLQFKIVRVLEMFETLVNKSNLSLEELKMERDNLKSELDRIVRESSAGQGTQTLGPNQLVVDLKDPNRPRFTMQELKEVLQERNQLKAQLMVAQEELQLYKSGILPQAEPPMVEVNLDSPPSAGPHPNTPEEPKEQPKVEPKEEKTTIGKLFSFRRK
- the LOC136932526 gene encoding RILP-like protein 1 isoform X2; the protein is MHLRGVAKYKEFKKNVVIVGMELLTIPGDMEVFGSALHKNATELTVMDVYDIAAVVGNEFERIIDQYGCEALSRLMPKVVRVLEVLEVLVSRSNINPETEELRRELDRLRLERNERLEKEKKHQKELELVEDVWRGETQDLLSQIAQLQADNKSLLMSLSHKDSPVTKEELQKPEGMPDRERQVMRKLREVVDKQRDDIRAKDHELALKTEDVEALQLQQHRLMKINQDLRRRIGALEVQGKTVIQQKAELEALTQARQQEVGVLRREMERLREERLGWEMERERAEKVEASTPKPEVKAPTAGSATEALCDDPGGECEGQDRAESDAPRFTLQELKDVLQERNELKAQVFVLQEELAYYKSEDLEEEVEPVLFFPSPEPQAALVDQPESGIKRLIFTAIMPMVAAGLIQDDPTLMPIRRLMSFV
- the LOC136932526 gene encoding RILP-like protein 1 isoform X1; the protein is MHLRGVAKYKEFKKNVVIVGMELLTIPGDMEVFGSALHKNATELTVMDVYDIAAVVGNEFERIIDQYGCEALSRLMPKVVRVLEVLEVLVSRSNINPETEELRRELDRLRLERNERLEKEKKHQKELELVEDVWRGETQDLLSQIAQLQADNKSLLMSLSHKDSPVTKEELQKPEGMPDRERQVMRKLREVVDKQRDDIRAKDHELALKTEDVEALQLQQHRLMKINQDLRRRIGALEVQGKTVIQQKAELEALTQARQQEVGVLRREMERLREERLGWEMERERAEKVEASTPKPEVKAPTAGSATSLVAAKAASVMQNSVWVECGGDREFLTDCWKSEDYPSLLPDLTDRNTAGEDNYHDEEVEVLLWEALCDDPGGECEGQDRAESDAPRFTLQELKDVLQERNELKAQVFVLQEELAYYKSEDLEEEVEPVLFFPSPEPQAALVDQPESGIKRLIFTAIMPMVAAGLIQDDPTLMPIRRLMSFV